CAGCAAATCACGGGCACAGAAATTGTTCAGGCAGAGACACGTCTGGGGACTGGACACCCAGGCCCAAGGCCCAGGCCAACTGGACTCTGGTCAAGGGCCTcacacagtagaaggggtaggacCCCTGGGATCTCTAATAACATCATTAATCCTGTCTGACCCTCCACCTCCTAACCAAGTCACCTGCCAAACCCCAGCCTCCCAGCCCTCGTCACCTTGGCAAGAAGAGCTTTGGGGACACATTTTATCTGCAGCTTGTGGAATAATCGACTATTTTTGCACTTGGGGGCAGGACACGCCTGGGGGAACGTGGCTCTCCCGCCCCAGCACTGCAATCTCCCAGGGCAGGAGCTTCGTGTGTCCTCTGTGGCATCTCCAGTGCCCAGAACACAGCTGGACATGAAGTAGGCATCCAGGGAATGGATGTGTGCTGACCGTGAGGCTCTTTACACACCAGAGCTGGGGCCGAGGCTGGAGGCTGGCAGTGGGACAAAGCCCTGCCAAGGCACAGCTGCAGTCCAACGCCAACTCGCCCCACCACATGCCCACTCTCGCTCCCCCCAGGGCCGCGCTCACTAAGGCCGTCTCACCCAGCTCACTGGATACTGCAGCAGACACCACGTGTCCTGGAGCAAGGGGACACAATGAGGCAGTGGTCAGCTGGGCCTCGTCCTGAGCAGACAGCTTGCTGGCACCCCCAGTGACATGGGGGGGGCAGAATCCATTTCCTCTTTCTCCCCAAGGCAGCACGTCCCTTTCTGCTGACAAACCAGGGCTGGAGCCTGGCTCTGTCTTACCCTGCCAGTCGCAGAACACACAGGCACACGGCCCCTTTGAGGGTCACTGGCCCCTGGCTTCAACCCTGTGCTGACAAAGCCCTGTCCACCCTCCAGGTTAGCAGTTTCCCTCTGGCTCTGAGGCCTGTGGCCCACACACTCTGTGTATGGGAAATCATCCCTCACAGGCTTGGGCATGAGATAGAATGGGGTGACCACCAGGGGACAGCACAGCACCCACCACTCAGCCCCCGTGTCCTCCCCAGTGTCGCTGACCTCCTCCACGCTCTGCTCGGAGCCAGGTCCTCAGGGAACCTCCCCAGCAGAGGCACTGGACCCCTCTACGCCATGACACCCACGTCCTGTCCTCGCTGTCACTCAGTGGTCAGGAAGTCTCTGCCTCCCCTCATGGTCCATCCCTCAACGCAGCCATTACGTGCTTCTTAAGCTGCTGCTGAATCCTTTTCTTCCAACAAATCAGCACAAAGCATCTTTAAAACCAGGGACCTTAGAACTCCTACAGGTTTGAAGAGAGGGGGGTGCAACTCCGGCCTTGCATGAAGGAGCTCCCGGAGGGCCCACAGGGGGTCAGAGCTGGGGGTCAGCCTCTGGCCATGTTACGTTCCCCTGGGCAGGCTATCTTTGGGATGTGTGCCACTCTGTCGCCACCCAGAACGGGGGCTCCTTGCCCTCCCGGAGATGTTTGGGGACACACTGCAGCTGCCCGCTGCTGGGCGTCAGGGGCTGAAGCTGGGGATACACACTGTACCCCCGCTTTCCTGGGCTGCCCGAGTCACTGCTGGGCACTGAGTCACCTATGGGCAGCAGATCCAGAGAGGCCTGAGCCTCCCTGTCCGAGGACTGACACCCACATCCTGTCCACACTCCATATTCAGTGTTAAGCAGGGTCTGCACTGACCCAGATCCAGTTGAGCCTTGCACCAGTCCCGAGAGCTTCTCACCTGAGGTCAGGCCTGTCCAGGGTCAAGGGAGGCACAGGGGGCTGTCACTGTCTCAGGTCACACCTCCTCCCACCCTGGCTGAGTGAGGGCCAGCCTACTCCCGACACCACCAGACCTGGTTCTTTCATGTGTGGGGGGTACTTGAGGGTCCTGGGAACTATGAGACTCACTCCCCTTTACCAATCTCCCCGCAGCCTCCCCTGTGGAGCATACAGTTCCTGCTCACAGCCTTCCCCAGCAGGAGTCCCTCCTGGGCAGGGGCCTCCCCCGATGTATGGCCAGATGGTGGCCCACCCTCCTGCCCCAGCTAGCCTCTACTCTCCACATACTTGGGTGGAAAGTTCAATCAGGAACCAGGTGGGCCCCCCTTGACCCCTCCTGTCCCACAGAGCCCTAAGCCCCAGCACCAGGGGTTGGGGAAAACACAAGGTGACTTCAAACTGCTCTTCTGACCACTGCTCTGTGGGCCTTCGGGTCTAGCCGTTCCCCACAGGCCTGCAGGCAGGGTCTCCTGCGCTTCTCTGTCGGCCTGGTACAGCGGGGCTCTGCCCAGAAGGTCAGAAACAAGGAATGCAGCTCTCAGGTTGCAACTGGGTCCTGCGACATGGCTCCCAGCACACGTGGACACCACAGCGGGCAGATCCCCGGCCCCCCCAGGCCCTTCTACTGCCCTGGCATCAAGTCCCCAGATGCTCTGGTTGGTTTCCCACACATGGAGCTGCGTGAGTTCAGAGGCTGGTGGACATGAAATGGGCTGTTTCTTCCTCGGTGCCCAGAGCCCTGACTACTCATAGACCCCTGGCCAAGAGCTGGAGGTCTCGTCACCTCccctgccactgtgcccagcctgggCCCTCACTTGGCCAGAGAAGCAACGTACAGATACCTCAGGGCAGTGTGCTGTGAGTAATGCACCTGTTCTGCTCCACCAAGCCTCACTGCCCCTACTGTCCACCCTGATCTTCACCAGCTCACAGACAAGGAAATGGGGCCTTCCCTCTCCGGGACACAAAGCCGGCAGGAGGCAGAGCCCAAGTCTGTCTAGTTCCGAAGCCTGTGCGCAGAGCTCCTGGGTCTGTGGCCTCGTTTGTGTCTAAGGAGGCACAGCACGCAGAGCTGGGCCTCCTGGGGGCGCCACGGGCCTGCCGCACAGACAGCACAGCTCCTCACCCACCTGAGCACCTGCTGCCCATCTGCTCCGGGAGGAGGCTCCTTGGACGAGCCGTCCTCTCTCTGGGCCTCCTGTGCCGGGTGATTTGGCCTGAGCGCTGCGGGGATCTCCCGGCCAGCCAGCCACAGGTCCCTGGGGCACCACAGGCTCATCAAATCCAAACACATTTACTCCTCAGGCGCCCACCCTAGAAAACAGGGACAGAGAGCACACTTCCGGGGAAGGGGACTCATCGAGATGCTGAGCCCACGCACGACTTCCTCACCTGGGCGCAGGAAGGCCTCTTCCCAGCCTGTCCCCGCTCAGCCTGCCGAGCTCGGGCCCCAAACCCCAGGCCCTGGAGTGTCTCTGCCACGTGCTTCTGCCCAAGGGACACACAGAGGATCACCAGGAGCTTCACATCGCCCCCTTAAATAAAAGGAACAAGATGTGAGCTGAGTAGGAGCCATGACAAATGGCATCTACATGTCCCAAAGCACTGGACGGGGTCCAGCTGCCTACACAAAGTCCACTGGCACTTGGAGCAGAGTGCGGTCCCCAAAAGGTGGCTGATACAGGCCCTGAGGCTGCACCAAGTGCCCTCACCCCACTCAGCAGAGCTGCAGCTCCCACAGCTTGGGGACCCATGGAGTAGGTGGCCCTGGCAGCTGCTGAGTCCAGCGTGGTGAAGGGAGCCCTGAGCCTAGCTGGATGGCCAGGGGTGCACCCCTGAAGGCACACACCAGCCAGCCCTACCCAAGACTGTGGAGGGCACAAGTGCAGTTGCCACCAAGTGCCAGGGACGTTGGAGAGGGGACCTCCCAGAAGCCCAGCAGACTTGGGTAGGCCCCAAGGACAATCTGGACCAGGGACAGCTCCCCCAGGCGGAGCTCACAGTGTTCTCTATTCTGGGTTCATCTGAGGGGGACGAACCGATGGTGTCCTGGAGCAGGTGGGTAAGCTTGCTGTTCCGATAAGGCACGTGGCCACGGCGCTCCGACAGGGCACCCAGGACATCTGCCAGGGCTGCGAGGCTCCGGTTGATGAACGAGGTCTCCCTTAGTGCCAGGCCAGTCACCCCAGATGCACCTGCAAGGCACAGAAGCCCCCTCAGCCACCCTGCACTTCCAAGCGCCCAGGAGTAAGGAGGCTCTGGGCGGAGGGCCTCTCGGCAGCTGGTGGGGAGGCACCTCCTGGGAGTCCTTACAGTGGACTCCGCCATCGCGCCAGCATGGCTCCTCCAGGGGCCAGAGCTGCTCCTGGAAACCGAGGAGGAAGAACGTGACCTCTGATTGCCCTGGGGAGACCTCTGATGGCCCGATGTGACAGGGCTTCGAGTCACCTGAGCAGAGGTGCCAGGCTCAGAGCTTCCTGGTGGCCGGTCAAGCCTGGCTGTGGGCACCCCCAGGTGAGGGCTTCTTCCCGCTGCCTGTCTACCCAGCTAGCCGCCAGCTCCTGCTCACCTGCACACTCACTGCCGGCCAGGTCCACCAGCTGCAGCTTGGCCCGCGCTTGCCTCGCAGAACCCGTGTGGTCCACAGGAAGGGGCTGGAGAGGCGGAGCCTGGGGAGAGGTGCTCCACCCCTTCCCTGCCCCAGCGTGACCCTGCAGGGGGGCTGGATGGTGCTGCTGGCCTGGTGGGAGGGGAGGACAGAGGACAGAGGGCAGGGAGTCAGTGCGGAGGCCTCTTGCAGCTCCACCCTCCAGGCCTCACCCACCAGCGAGAAGCTGGTtctgcctctctcttcctcttagAAACAAACTGGGCAGAGGGACAGTCGGTGGGTTCTGTAGGAAACTATAACAAGAAAAGGAGGCGGGTAGCATGCTTCACATTGGGAAGTCTAACGAACGCCCAGTCCATCCCAAGAAAACTAAATAATGCTTCCTAGTAGTCCGGGTGACGACGGTGACTGGAACCCTGGGAAAACCCATGCCCTCCTGGAAATCCATCCATCAGCTTCACAGAAGCCCGAAGAAGTGCTGTGTCCATGGGTCTGAAGTCTCGCCCTGCGAAGTTCCTGAACAGACCCACGAGACCTCAAGAGCTTATGCTCATCCCCCAAAACAGAAAACACAGAGATTTTCGTAGGAGAGCCCAGAACCCCTGCACAGAGGCCacctctgtgtctgtgtcttgtgGCAGCACTCACAGGATCAGCAGAGTGCCTGGCGCTACCTGGGCCCTACCTGAGCCCAGTCCTGTGCCGGGCAGTAGTGTGCTGGCTGGTGGAGTGGCTCGAGGAGTGAGTATGCTGCCCCCCGCCCTCCCTTGTCCGGGGACCACAGTGTGGAGTGTCCTTGTGACAAGATGCACCACATCTGTCTACACTGGCCTTCCAGGCAAGAAGGAAATGAGCTGGAGCAGGTTGCAGGGCTTCCCTGGGGCTGCATGGGGGGCGGGGCCAGAGCGGGCTCTGCAGGACACACCCTCTGCACCATGGACTTCCACATGCCACGCGGGGCCTAGCCTTGCCTTGCCCCCTGGCGCCCTGCCGTGCACCTGTGCGCAGGCATGTGTGGGCCTCTGTGGCTGGAGTCCAGGAGCTGCTGCTCTGGACGCCGTGGGCCTCTGTGGCATGACATGGCCTTTCTGACATGCCAGGAGTTGATCTCTCTCCCACTGTGCAGTCCCCTCAGGACACTGTCCCGCGCCCCCAGGTGCTGCATGCCCTGTTGCCCATGTCCCTAGCAGATGCTTCCTCCCGCccacctccctctctctccccagcCTGTGCCCTAGGGCCTCCTGTGTTCAGGTCCCAGATCCCAGGTCCTTGGAGGGTGTGGCTGCAATTCCTGCTCCAGACCCCGGGTGACCCCGGGATTTTTCCTCTTGGTGGATTTCTGTTACTTGAACTGACCCGGCGCCAATAGCAGCTCACCAGTGCTGTCTGAGGGGACACCACGGTCAGAGTCACCGTCACCACCAGGTGAGATCTGGAAGAAGCCATGTGCACCAAGGTGGGGTGCCTCGCTCTGAGCTGCAGACCTCCGTGGACAAGTGCCACCAGCTCTGCGGCGCTGGCGACGGCCCTGGCAGAGGAGAGGTGTTAGAGGGCACCCAATGGCAGGTAGCAAGTACCACCAGCTGTCCCCAGGCCAACACAGCGGGCCACCGCTAACAGACACCGCTCCCAGACATGGGTACGGCAATTCCAGAGGAGACTGAAGCTGATTTAGGCAAAACAGAACATAAGCAATTACAAATAACCAGGGGTTTCACCAAATCCAAGGTCAGTAACCCCCAGTTCCCATCTTCCTCCAACCATTTCACCCTCACGGACCCACGTTTTTAGAATATTCTATCAAATTAAACTCAGGAGATAAGAGCCCATGTCCGTGGATGGGGCTGTTGCTCAGGCTCCGCAGGGAAGGGCTGCATTTGGATCACAGTCCGTCAGCCAACAGCTGAGAGTCTGGGTTACTTCTGCAAACATGTCACCACCAAATGCCTGGCACCTCAGGCTTCTGGAAACAGGTCCAGCCGCCGGCACAGCCTTCTCTTGCTGAGTCTGAGTCCTCCCCGGCTGGGCAGCCCCGCCGTGGCCTCAGGTGGGAATTCCTCCTGTCACTCCCTGGTGGTGGGGCAAGTGCTGAGCCACACAGGGCTTTCACAATAACTGGAGAAGCCAGGCCATGTGAGGAGGGCACCTTCACAAGACGCTGCGTCCCTGCGCTCTACAACATGCTGATGTTCAAGTGTGAGGAAGTTCACTGTCCTCGACTGACCGTGGGCAGTGAGGTCCCTTCATCTGCTTTTCCTCTCCTTCAAGGTGGGGCTGAGGAGGATGGAAGACACAAGCACAGTGGACAGGGGAGTACAGCAGGATCGGGCTGTGACTTCACCCCAAGATGCCCCACGAGCAGCCCTGCACTCCCCAGCCTGTGCCCCCAGGTCTGAGTCTTAAGCAGCCCAGGCCTCAGAGTGTCGGGCCCAGTGAGCCGGCGCCCCCACACATTGCTAGCTTGCACAACCTATTTTCTTTAGACTAAATAAAGCCAAGGGAAAAAATGTTGCTAGTGACTTATGAGGTGGGAATGTTGCAAAAGTCATCCATAAACGCCCAACAATGTCAGCCTGGAGATCCCGAAGAGAACCAGGCCCCCGCCCTGAGCTCCGAGATTAAAGGAGCCTGGGCTCCCtgtttacagtctcctttaagagaaGACCCCGAGGCCCGTTTCATTCTTGAGATGGCCTGCGCTCTGTCCCTCCGGTGAGTGCCCCTTGCCTTCCTAAATGAATCTCTGCTATGCCTCTTCCCGACAGGTCCCCAAATTATTTTTCTGCAACAAATGTCAAGAGCCAACAAAAGCTGAGTTAGGTCCCTGTCCCCTCCTGGCCCCTTTGGTGACAGGATGACACCCTCCCATGGACTCTGATGAAGACTTTTAAAGAGACATTTATTATATACCTTTTAAAaagccttttctatttctttctcttgggctgaggactgaacccagggccctgcatgcACAGGCTGGCATTCCACCACCCGGCTCTACCCGTTTTTTATTTTCAACAGCTTTATTAACATATTATCAACATATAAAATTATTGAACACCTTGATGTTTTGACAGACTCACACACTGTGACACAGTCACAGCATTCCAGCTAATTAATATCTGTCACCGCTGCACAGTTCCCAGTAAAAAAGGCCACTTTGGGCTGGGGGTGTAccccagtggtggagtgcttgcctggcacacataaggccctgggcctgcttgatccccagcaccatgagagagaaagaaggaaggaaggaaggagggaaggaaggagggagggagggagggagggaggaaggaagggaggaagggagggagggaggaagggaggaagggagggagggagggagggagggaggaagggagggagaaagggaggagggaggaaggaaggaatgaagggagggataaagggaggagggaaggaaggagggagggagggagggagggataaaggaaagagggaagggagggaagggggagagagggaggaaaggaggagggagggagggaaggaagaaaaattctTAAACTAAAAATTGGGTGACATGCACTGAACACTGAACCCTATGTGGCCGTCCCGCTTGATCCCAACCACTGCTCCAGGACCCTCTTTGGCCAGGAGATCAAAAATGTCGTTATTGTAAATCTCCACTATGGACACCTCAGCCGTGGGGCTTCTCGGTGGACTTTCTGAAATGAGCCTGGGGAAGCACACACGGGATTAACCAACAGAGGACAGCCCGGCCCCATGGCAGATGGCCGCAGGCACAGACACTCAGCAGGAATCCTGCAGCAGGGTGCAGGGCAGGTCTCACAGCACCCAGGTCACTGCGAAGGGAGTCCCATCTAACCTGGAGGGAGAACCGTGCCTGGGGACAAAGTGGCTTCATGGGAGTCTTGCTTAAATCAGCTGCTGCACAGCCCTACCCTCAGGCCCGGCGGCCCAGGTGGAGAAGAAGGAAGGATTCacaaccaggagcagagacccgcAGCCAGCTCACCCTGGGGCACGAGCCTGGGGCAAGCTGCAGACCCCAGGGCTCCTTTGTCTGAACCCCCTGCTTCAGGGAGGCTTGGTCAGCGGCATGGAGGTCAATCCACTCATGAGGTCCAGCCAATGTCCCCTGGCCTCCTGCACGCCCACTCAGCTCTCAAACACCACCACGAGTCTCACAATGCTTCCGCTTTTAAAGTGTGGTGTGCTGACCACTGGAGAACTGGAACTAAGGGGGCTGCTCACCTAGCGGGGAGCCCACCCCACCACTGCCCGCCCTCCCACATCCCTCCTGATCCTGCTCTGCCCCCTGACCTGTCCCAGGCCAAAGGACAAATGAAGCTGCTTCATGGTCCAGATTCCCGCCTCCCTGACACAGCACAGTTGGGTCAGCTGATCCCCATCCTGCATTGCTCTCGCCCAGGAGGACAGGCCCAGGGGAGGGCATTGACGGTGTGCTTGAGGCAAGTCCTGTGAGATTTTTCCCGTCCGAGCTTTGCCAGAAGGAGTCGTTAGTCCAGATCTAGAGACAGTTGTGGGTAAAACAAGCAATCGATGTCTTCTCATGGCAAACAACAGACCTAGGCAACAGAGCAAAGGTGAAGAGGAGGCAAGGGTCCAGACGCCGGCCGTGCGCACACTGGAGTCTGTGGGGACCGTGCCAGGAACAGGGTCTGGAAGATGCCAGAGGAGCTCACTAAGCCGGCAGCTGGGTGGACCTGGCCGATGCAGACGTGGCCTTTCCTGGCAGGGGCCAAGTGTTTCAGGGTCATGGGCCCCGAAGCAGGTGCTTCTCATCCACAGAATTCCCCAGAGTTCATTTAAAATGCTCATCGACTCGTCCTCTGGATTCCAGAAGTGGTCGGAAACTGCATCTTCTCTTTCAGCCTTTAAGCAGCTAAGTTTCTCGGGCAAGATATGCGGTCGTCACGGAGAGCAGTGTCCTGTGGTCAGCCCAGGCGACCCCAGCCCAGGCTCCTGGGTTACATGGGCAGGCCCCGCAGAGACCCCTTTCCCTCCTGCGTGCCCTCGGCTGCTCTGTGTCCTGCCCAGTGGTCCTGCCCACGTCCTCCTGCTGCCACCCACGGTCTCTTTCCACTCTAGGCTTCTTGAGGGCTGAAGTCATCACACTCACCTCACGTTCTCCGTGCCTCTGACGGTGTTGGGGAAAGCATGAGGGTGAGCAGAGACCCGGCCCGGGAGGCGGTGTCAACAGAAGCTTAGAAGGAGCGGGGAGATGCAGAACAGAGTCCCCGAATCTCACTTCAAACGGCAGAAATGGCTTCTCTGGTAAGTGCAGTCTGGCAGGACCCTGTTTTAGGGTGAAGGGTCCTCAGACACTCCCTGATACGCGGCCCCGTGTTGTAAGTTTGTCTTTTGGCGGGAGGACAGAGCACATGTTAACTCCGGCACACCCATGCTGCCCCCGACCAGTGCGGGCAGCTGAACTTAAGGTCACTCGTGTGAATTTCCTGGGAccccaaataaaacacagacacacactttacCTTTAAATCGAGCTCCAGGACGGCTCCTCCGCTCTCGACCTCAAGCTCCCCAAATGGGAGCGAGGAAAGTTACGAGAGGCTGGCAAGAGTGAGTGAGCACGTTTggaagtgggcttttattggggggACCCTCGTCCTTAGAAAGTTCCATCAAAAAAGACCAGGAGGGGCAGGGTTACAAGGACAGGTGACAGTGATTCGACCCTGGGGCTGCAGGACGGTGCGCCTATGTCTGAGGACATATTCTGCTACTTCCAGGATCCGGGCAATATCCAGGTAACTACAAAAGGGACCCACAGAGCCTCTCGGATCACGGGAAGGAGAGTGCCAGTCATTCAGCAGGACCGCCCCCCCCA
This region of Callospermophilus lateralis isolate mCalLat2 chromosome 6, mCalLat2.hap1, whole genome shotgun sequence genomic DNA includes:
- the LOC143401803 gene encoding kinesin-like protein KIF25 — translated: MCTMEHASRPQKDDPVVYKKMDLETLAVASAAELVALVHGGLQLRARHPTLVHMASSRSHLVVTVTLTVVSPQTALVSCYWRRVSSSQQHHPAPLQGHAGAGKGWSTSPQAPPLQPLPVDHTGSARQARAKLQLVDLAGSECAGASGVTGLALRETSFINRSLAALADVLGALSERRGHVPYRNSKLTHLLQDTIGGDVKLLVILCVSLGQKHVAETLQGLGFGARARQAERGQAGKRPSCAQVRKSCVGSASR